TGAACTCATCGTCGCTGTGGAGCGCGCCGGGTACAGCGGCCCCTACGTACTGGAGATTTTTTCGGAGGAATCGTTGCCGGACTCGCTTTGGGCCGGCGACATCGCCGCGCATCTGCGCCGCAATCGTGATGCGTTTACGGCGCTTGCTGCGGAGGTGCTCGCATGAACCCGCCGTCTCGCATTTACGATCTGAGCCAACCCGTTTTCCCCAACTGCCCGCAATACCCCGACCACTCGCCGCGTCCCGTGCAGATCCGTTTGTTCTATATGCGCGCCGTGCAAGGTGTAAACAAAGAAATCGTCGAGCTGAGCACACATACCGGCACGCACTGCGATGCACCGTACCACTTCTTTGACGACGGAAAAACGGTCGACGAGATACCGCTCGAGACATACGTCGGACCAGCCGTAATCTTCGATCTGCGCGCAAAGCCCGCAGGGAGTGCAATCGCGCCGGCCGACCTCGAATCCAAACTCGAACGCCTTCGGCAGGGGTCGATCGCTTTGCTTAACACTGGCCGAGGTCAGCGACGCGCCAATACAGCTGATTTCCTAACGCAATACGTCTATCTCGGTGGCGCGGCCGCGGAACTGCTGGTTTCCCGCGGCGTGAAGGGTGTCGGAATAGATGCAGTTAGTTTGGGCGGTTACGACGATCCCGCGAAAGCGGGGCCGGCGCACCGCGCCGTTCTCGGTAGCGGCGGCTTTATTACTGAAGAACTGTTTTTCCCTGATGCGGTGATGGACGATCGGGAACGCTTGTTCGTTGCGACGCCGATCAAACTTCAGGGCTGCAGCGGCGCATGGGCGCGCGCGATGCTGTGGGAGGCGTAACGCTTCCTATATCAGAGTTGCGGCGCCGCGCAATAGATCCGGCGGCCATCGCGGGCGTCACGCCGGTCATCTATGACGATGCGCGCCGTCGCGGCGTGCGCGGAGTTCACGTTCGAAACGCTCGGGGCTTGCAGGTCAGCCTTATCGTCGAGCGCGGGCTCGATGCGAGCGAACTGCTTCATCAGGGCGTTCCGTTGACTTGGTACGGGCCGGGGAATGCCGCTCCGGTCGAAGGACGAGATCCATCCGTCGATGCGTTCGAGCGGACGTTCTTCGGTGGACTGGTGACGACGTGTGGCATGGACGCCTACGGACCCCCCGGCCGCGACGCCTGGGGAAGTTGGCCGCAGCACGGCCACTTTAATCGCACCGCAGCCACTGACGTGCGCTTCATGACCGATTGGAACACCGACGAGCCGACGATTGAAATCGCGGCGACGATCCGCCAATTTCAAATGTTTGGCTCCGCGTTGCGTGTCGAGCGAACGTGGCGAGTCCGCGTCGATCAAAACACAATCGAACTTCGCGACCGTGTCTCGAATGATGGAGGCCGGCGCGAACCGCACATGCTTCTCTATCACTGCAACGTGGGATATCCGTTACTCGGCGAGCGGACTTTCTGGAAGCTCGACGCTGCCGGGACTCGACCACGCGACGACGT
This genomic stretch from Candidatus Baltobacteraceae bacterium harbors:
- a CDS encoding cyclase family protein, which gives rise to MNPPSRIYDLSQPVFPNCPQYPDHSPRPVQIRLFYMRAVQGVNKEIVELSTHTGTHCDAPYHFFDDGKTVDEIPLETYVGPAVIFDLRAKPAGSAIAPADLESKLERLRQGSIALLNTGRGQRRANTADFLTQYVYLGGAAAELLVSRGVKGVGIDAVSLGGYDDPAKAGPAHRAVLGSGGFITEELFFPDAVMDDRERLFVATPIKLQGCSGAWARAMLWEA
- a CDS encoding DUF4432 family protein, which gives rise to MGARDAVGGVTLPISELRRRAIDPAAIAGVTPVIYDDARRRGVRGVHVRNARGLQVSLIVERGLDASELLHQGVPLTWYGPGNAAPVEGRDPSVDAFERTFFGGLVTTCGMDAYGPPGRDAWGSWPQHGHFNRTAATDVRFMTDWNTDEPTIEIAATIRQFQMFGSALRVERTWRVRVDQNTIELRDRVSNDGGRREPHMLLYHCNVGYPLLGERTFWKLDAAGTRPRDDVAARGMDKWANGDSPTAEFEEQVFIHKPRADSDGWSKATVCNPTLHGGTALTVSFRPDQLPGLFTWRMLGFGSYVMAVEPANCANVGGRRAAGDGLPFLGPGEVREYILRFEVRSGPSECMTQAIQ